TAGACGCAAGCAAATCTAATGTAAGCAATCATGTCTGCCTTTTTTAGATATTTCATTACTAGTTCGCCAATTTCTTTGGTAGAGATTTCCCTATTTTGTTTGCCTAATAACTCAGATTTTACGTTAGAGGCTATTGCGTGCACTTGATCTTGACCTATACGCGTATGACTAGAGGCAGCATTTAATCCATTAATGAGTTTAGATTCTTGGAAATTCTCGTAACGACCATCACGTTTTAGTACCTGCAAAGTTAACTCAACAGTTTCAAAGGTGGTAAACCTTTGTCCACAATTTAAGCATTCTCTTCGGCGTTTGATCGCGTTAGCCTCTGGTGCATTTCTTGAATCTATAACTTTTAATTCCCCATGATTGCAAAAAGGACACTGCACAGGAGCTACCTCCTAAGGTTAAGGTAGTCTAAGAAAACAATAATTTTAGTGCAGAATAAATCTACGCGACTATAAGTTGCAAATTTTTTTTCCTGATTTATAAAATTAAAAACCGCGAAAGACAGATTGCTTGATATAGTTTCGCTACCTTGGCGAAACGACAGCATTTTGTCGGAAAGCTGTTTTATTGTAAATACTAGATGCTCAGGATTTAATAATGTTTTCTGGAATAGTGCAAGAACTCGGTAAAATATTTAGTATAGAACCGAGAGATGAAGGTTTAACGATAGGCGTGGAGGTT
Above is a genomic segment from Chlamydia abortus containing:
- the nrdR gene encoding transcriptional regulator NrdR, which gives rise to MQCPFCNHGELKVIDSRNAPEANAIKRRRECLNCGQRFTTFETVELTLQVLKRDGRYENFQESKLINGLNAASSHTRIGQDQVHAIASNVKSELLGKQNREISTKEIGELVMKYLKKADMIAYIRFACVYRRFKDVGELMEVLLSATPDMEK